The Gillisia sp. Hel_I_86 genome has a segment encoding these proteins:
- a CDS encoding translocation/assembly module TamB, translated as MISYISEKTNTPVSLEKVFITFTGDIQIEGLYFEDKNGDTLIYSKTLDADIPLMPLIKGSGVVINSLDWEGLKANISRKDSLEGFNYQFLVDAFVSTDSTVVDTSTASAPLNLKLGDFNFKDFKISFIDKVGGIEAEVQLGDFQLAMKETDLENMKFQISNARLSNSSIVYIQTKPFPESEENTSSPLPFISLENLEIENVTAYYNATPDGLATKLDIGMLKTSIPKMDLVNNTVIIDQILLTESDIVLETTALLDQKVENVPKDIEQSLEDFVWPNWTVQVNKVSFSEDRFTYLVDGAIIKSDIYDPNALAIKDFNFEASNIYLKNETAGATIKTFTFKESSGLNLEKLAGDLKVSNTDLNIDGLQLKLNDNVINANAAIKYNSLAQLINNPEEIDLTADIANFTANMKDLFVYMPELKKNEYIRALGAKNLSGNFKLAGSGSSLAISNASINWGSTTFLNANGRITNPMDVDNLSYNFQNVNFKSTRGDLKRFVKEEDLGIEIPTLVNLKGSFTGGLASLKTNSYLTTSNGDMKMIGDFNFDDAIAFDAQFETMELQLGKFLKMDNVGTLNLKVNASGNGKDLNHLNANLEATITSLSLNNYSIKALKINGEFLDGEGPITANYKDENLDIALDGYVNFDTIASQVDLNLDVKGANLNALGVTSRNITSALKLNMSFKGDLESYSVNASVKDGIAIYDNDAYLLGNVGITAYVLPDSTSLDISNKMLDLSLRSNANPAALSNALTNHFKSYLVPDKIRDTLSTPVSIVLRGKFIDTPILSDVFVTSLEELDTINIKMDFNEKNRNLTASVNVPFIDFYGMQIDSLAFNINSDANDLNFDFGLNALNAGPLAIKKTLLDGRITDRKLFMDFSSFYKDEEIVHVKTQITEANDILYLHVDPEKIILNSLPWNIPASNEISFLDTRIDFKDFKFTHDNQMVDFYSDKPGVTKEHIGVDFTNFTLQSFLSYLNPEEYLAKGVLNGELVVEDPFSETGILANLEILNLEVLDAPLGRLVLNAKSKGNKSYDFNLAVKDGNVDLDLTGDYIADDVAAKLNLDLDLKKFELKALEGFSGGEITDGKGVLSGNMKLSGTTLEPVYNGEFKFKNAGFKVAMLNAGFQFKDETLVVDNKGLYFDNFKIQDENNNSFVMDGTIFTETYLNPRFDLSFEADNFTVLNSTKEDNDLFYGTASFDATAKLTGDLLLPKLNLDLKVGPDTNITYIVPEAELNIVERDGIVIFVNRENPDDILTKTKEESVVISGYEVNATISIDDASVFNMVIDQETGDNIQGSGEGDLFFSILPNGRTTLSGRIEVSKGHYEMSLYNLVKRRFEIVDGSSITWSGDPFDATLDASAIYRVETSASALMAPQLGGADQSVSSKFRQELDFLVYLNVDGELMQPVLTFNLDMPEDEQGAIGGQVYGRVQQLNQQEDELNKQVFSLLVLNKFFPETGSDGSGGGTAAIARDNLNQALSDQLNMLSGKIMGDSGVELDFGLNSFTDYQGENPQDRTQLNVAAQKKLLDDRLIVRVGSNLDIQGSDQSPEASNAIIGNVSMEYLLTEDGKFRLKGFRNNTFDNVIDGQLIVSGIALIFTQEFNKFKELFEKAVKEQVDKNEDKK; from the coding sequence GTGATCTCTTACATTTCAGAGAAAACCAATACTCCGGTTAGTTTAGAAAAGGTTTTTATCACTTTTACTGGAGACATCCAAATAGAAGGTCTTTATTTCGAAGACAAGAATGGGGACACCTTGATATACTCTAAAACTTTGGATGCCGATATTCCACTAATGCCGTTAATTAAAGGTAGTGGTGTAGTTATTAACTCTTTGGATTGGGAAGGATTAAAAGCAAATATATCCAGGAAAGATTCTCTTGAAGGTTTCAATTATCAATTTTTGGTAGATGCGTTTGTTTCTACAGACAGTACAGTTGTAGATACTTCAACTGCTTCGGCCCCTTTGAATTTAAAGTTGGGGGATTTTAATTTTAAAGATTTTAAAATTTCATTCATAGATAAAGTTGGCGGAATTGAAGCCGAGGTACAATTGGGGGACTTTCAGTTGGCAATGAAAGAGACCGACTTGGAGAATATGAAATTCCAAATTTCCAATGCCCGATTATCGAATTCTTCTATAGTTTATATTCAAACCAAACCTTTTCCAGAGTCTGAAGAAAATACTTCTTCTCCTTTGCCATTTATCAGCCTAGAGAATTTGGAAATAGAAAACGTTACTGCTTATTATAATGCGACTCCAGATGGCTTGGCCACTAAACTGGATATTGGCATGTTGAAGACTTCTATTCCAAAAATGGATCTTGTTAATAACACTGTGATTATTGATCAAATTTTACTTACAGAATCAGATATTGTACTGGAAACTACTGCACTTCTAGATCAAAAAGTAGAGAATGTGCCCAAGGATATAGAACAATCTTTAGAAGATTTTGTTTGGCCTAACTGGACTGTTCAAGTAAACAAGGTTTCTTTTAGTGAAGATCGATTTACCTATTTAGTAGACGGAGCAATCATTAAATCTGACATTTATGATCCTAATGCGCTTGCTATTAAGGATTTTAATTTTGAAGCTTCCAATATTTATTTAAAAAATGAAACAGCGGGAGCTACTATAAAAACTTTCACCTTCAAGGAGAGCTCTGGATTAAATCTTGAGAAACTGGCCGGAGACCTTAAAGTTTCAAACACTGACTTAAATATTGATGGACTTCAGCTAAAATTGAATGATAATGTGATAAATGCCAATGCAGCTATAAAGTATAATAGTCTCGCGCAACTTATCAACAATCCCGAAGAAATAGATTTAACAGCAGATATTGCAAACTTTACTGCAAATATGAAGGATCTGTTTGTATATATGCCCGAATTAAAAAAGAATGAATATATAAGGGCATTAGGCGCCAAGAATTTATCTGGGAATTTCAAGCTAGCAGGTTCTGGGAGTTCATTAGCGATTTCCAATGCTTCCATCAACTGGGGTAGTACTACTTTTTTAAACGCGAACGGAAGAATTACCAACCCCATGGATGTGGATAATTTGAGCTACAATTTTCAAAATGTAAATTTCAAATCCACTAGAGGCGATTTAAAGAGATTTGTAAAAGAAGAAGATCTAGGAATCGAGATTCCTACTTTGGTAAACTTAAAAGGTAGTTTTACCGGAGGCCTAGCTTCTTTAAAGACGAATTCCTATTTAACTACTTCCAATGGGGACATGAAAATGATCGGGGATTTTAACTTTGATGATGCAATAGCTTTCGATGCGCAATTTGAAACCATGGAGCTACAGCTAGGCAAGTTTCTAAAGATGGATAATGTTGGCACCCTTAATTTAAAAGTGAATGCAAGCGGAAATGGAAAAGACCTAAATCATCTAAATGCGAATCTAGAAGCTACCATCACAAGCCTTTCCCTTAATAATTATAGTATAAAAGCTCTTAAAATAAATGGAGAGTTTTTGGATGGGGAAGGACCAATTACCGCCAATTATAAAGATGAGAACCTAGACATCGCATTGGATGGATATGTTAATTTCGATACCATCGCCTCTCAAGTAGATCTAAATTTAGATGTCAAAGGAGCCAATCTTAATGCGCTTGGTGTTACTTCAAGAAATATAACGAGTGCGCTCAAATTGAATATGTCCTTTAAAGGAGATCTAGAAAGTTATAGTGTAAATGCAAGCGTAAAAGATGGTATTGCTATCTACGATAATGATGCCTATCTATTAGGGAATGTTGGTATCACAGCCTATGTTCTGCCGGATTCCACTTCTTTGGATATTAGTAACAAGATGTTGGACCTCAGCCTACGATCCAATGCCAATCCAGCAGCTCTTTCGAATGCCTTGACCAATCATTTTAAAAGTTATTTAGTCCCAGATAAGATTAGGGATACACTTTCCACTCCTGTATCTATTGTTTTAAGAGGTAAATTTATAGATACCCCAATTTTGAGCGATGTGTTTGTAACTAGTTTGGAAGAACTGGATACTATAAATATTAAAATGGATTTCAATGAGAAAAATAGAAATTTGACCGCTTCCGTAAATGTTCCTTTCATAGATTTCTACGGAATGCAAATAGACAGTTTGGCTTTCAATATAAATTCAGATGCAAATGATCTTAATTTCGATTTTGGACTGAATGCTTTAAACGCCGGACCATTAGCTATCAAAAAAACCTTGCTGGACGGAAGGATTACAGATAGGAAGCTGTTTATGGATTTCAGTTCCTTTTATAAAGACGAGGAAATTGTACATGTTAAAACCCAAATTACCGAAGCGAATGATATTCTTTATCTTCATGTAGATCCAGAAAAAATAATACTAAACAGTCTTCCATGGAATATTCCTGCCTCCAATGAAATTTCATTCTTGGATACACGTATAGATTTTAAAGATTTTAAATTCACCCATGACAATCAGATGGTGGATTTTTATTCTGATAAACCCGGAGTAACTAAAGAGCATATAGGAGTTGACTTTACAAATTTCACACTTCAGAGCTTTTTAAGCTATTTAAATCCCGAAGAATATCTTGCAAAAGGGGTTTTAAATGGAGAACTGGTAGTGGAAGACCCATTTTCTGAAACAGGAATTCTGGCGAATCTTGAAATTTTAAACTTGGAAGTGTTGGATGCGCCTTTAGGTAGGCTTGTTTTAAATGCAAAATCCAAAGGGAATAAGAGTTACGACTTCAATTTAGCTGTAAAAGATGGAAATGTAGATTTAGACCTTACGGGAGATTACATAGCTGATGATGTTGCAGCAAAATTAAACCTTGATCTGGATTTGAAAAAATTTGAATTAAAAGCTTTGGAAGGTTTTTCAGGAGGGGAAATTACAGATGGGAAAGGTGTTCTATCTGGTAATATGAAGCTAAGCGGAACCACTTTAGAACCCGTCTATAATGGAGAGTTTAAATTTAAAAATGCAGGCTTTAAGGTAGCTATGTTAAATGCCGGGTTTCAGTTTAAAGATGAAACCTTGGTAGTGGATAATAAAGGCTTGTATTTCGATAATTTTAAAATTCAGGATGAAAATAATAACTCCTTTGTAATGGATGGAACTATTTTTACTGAAACCTATTTAAATCCCAGGTTCGATTTAAGTTTTGAAGCCGATAATTTTACGGTTTTAAATTCTACCAAAGAAGATAACGATTTGTTTTATGGAACAGCTAGTTTTGATGCCACTGCAAAGCTCACTGGCGATCTTCTTTTACCAAAATTAAACCTTGATCTTAAGGTCGGGCCGGACACCAATATAACGTATATCGTTCCAGAAGCTGAATTAAATATCGTGGAGCGGGATGGAATTGTGATTTTTGTTAACCGTGAAAACCCAGATGACATTTTAACAAAAACAAAGGAAGAATCGGTAGTGATCTCGGGTTATGAGGTAAATGCAACTATTTCGATAGATGACGCTTCCGTCTTTAATATGGTAATAGATCAGGAAACTGGGGATAATATTCAGGGATCTGGGGAAGGAGATCTTTTCTTCAGCATTTTGCCCAATGGAAGAACCACTTTGTCTGGCCGAATAGAAGTGAGTAAAGGGCATTACGAGATGAGCCTTTATAATTTGGTAAAAAGACGATTTGAAATTGTGGATGGTAGTAGTATCACTTGGTCTGGTGATCCTTTCGATGCCACGTTGGATGCCAGCGCAATTTATAGGGTGGAAACATCGGCTTCAGCTTTAATGGCTCCACAGTTAGGTGGGGCAGATCAATCTGTGTCAAGTAAATTTAGACAAGAATTGGATTTCTTGGTCTATTTAAATGTGGATGGCGAATTGATGCAGCCTGTATTAACCTTTAACCTGGATATGCCAGAAGACGAACAAGGGGCAATTGGGGGACAAGTTTATGGAAGGGTCCAACAATTGAATCAGCAGGAAGATGAGTTAAATAAACAAGTATTTTCATTATTGGTTTTAAATAAATTTTTCCCTGAAACTGGGAGTGATGGAAGTGGGGGAGGAACTGCAGCAATTGCAAGGGACAACTTAAACCAAGCACTTTCAGATCAATTAAATATGTTATCTGGAAAGATCATGGGAGATTCCGGTGTAGAGCTGGATTTTGGTCTTAATAGCTTTACAGATTATCAAGGAGAGAACCCCCAGGATCGTACACAATTAAATGTAGCGGCACAAAAGAAATTATTGGATGACAGGCTTATAGTTAGGGTTGGAAGTAACTTGGATATTCAAGGGAGCGACCAGTCCCCGGAAGCAAGCAATGCTATTATAGGAAATGTGAGTATGGAATACCTATTAACCGAAGATGGTAAGTTCAGGCTTAAGGGATTCCGCAACAATACATTCGACAATGTTATAGACGGACAATTGATAGTTAGTGGAATAGCGCTGATCTTTACTCAGGAATTCAATAAATTCAAGGAGTTGTTTGAAAAGGCAGTAAAGGAACAAGTTGATAAAAATGAAGATAAAAAATAA